A genomic region of Streptomyces rimosus contains the following coding sequences:
- a CDS encoding DUF3159 domain-containing protein: MTSDDRSTRTTGPADGPVQEQDGAADGRAVTEAALFEAFGGVRGMVETVVPGLLFVTIFTVNKDLHISAIAALAVSLVLAAARLVRKDTVKHAFSGVFGVAFGVVFAMMTNNAKDFYLPGMLYTLGLGVAYIVTTLAGAPLIGLILGPVFKENLSWRTRNPGRKKAYAKASWAWGLILLAKCAILFPLYWWADTTHLGWVLIALKIPPFLLAVWLTWVFLAKAPAPIDVFAEMEAKEKAEEEAKAERERAARENDVLDGVAADLAKDITPQALAAEPPGRTAPRHRR; this comes from the coding sequence GTGACGTCTGACGACCGATCCACGCGAACCACCGGACCGGCCGACGGGCCGGTCCAGGAGCAGGACGGCGCCGCCGACGGCAGAGCCGTCACCGAGGCGGCCCTCTTCGAGGCGTTCGGCGGCGTACGCGGCATGGTGGAAACCGTGGTGCCGGGTCTGCTGTTCGTCACGATCTTCACGGTCAACAAGGACCTGCACATCTCCGCGATCGCCGCGCTGGCGGTCTCGCTGGTGCTGGCCGCCGCCCGCCTGGTCCGCAAGGACACCGTCAAGCACGCCTTCAGCGGCGTCTTCGGGGTGGCCTTCGGCGTGGTCTTCGCGATGATGACCAACAACGCCAAGGACTTCTACCTGCCCGGCATGCTCTACACGCTGGGCCTGGGCGTCGCCTACATCGTCACCACGCTGGCCGGCGCGCCGCTGATCGGCCTGATCCTGGGGCCGGTGTTCAAGGAGAACCTCTCCTGGCGCACCCGCAACCCGGGCCGCAAGAAGGCCTACGCCAAGGCCAGCTGGGCCTGGGGCCTGATCCTGCTGGCCAAGTGCGCGATCCTCTTCCCGCTGTACTGGTGGGCGGACACCACCCACCTCGGCTGGGTGCTGATCGCGCTGAAGATCCCGCCGTTCCTGCTGGCGGTCTGGCTCACCTGGGTCTTCCTGGCCAAGGCGCCGGCGCCGATCGATGTCTTCGCGGAGATGGAGGCCAAGGAGAAGGCCGAGGAGGAGGCGAAGGCGGAGCGGGAGCGCGCGGCGCGGGAGAACGACGTCCTGGACGGGGTGGCCGCGGACCTCGCCAAGGACATCACGCCGCAGGCGCTGGCCGCCGAGCCGCCGGGCCGGACGGCGCCCCGGCACCGCCGCTGA
- a CDS encoding OB-fold nucleic acid binding domain-containing protein, giving the protein MSAGTRSEKPAGRFRRMLDRLSSSEEELESAELRQDAEDTGCTRICDCDDRQIVKVTGTLRHVTLRPRAGVPALEAELFDGSAALDVVWLGRRAITGIEPGRKLIASGRISMSHGRRVLFNPKYELRPLGQE; this is encoded by the coding sequence ATGAGTGCTGGGACCCGATCCGAGAAGCCGGCAGGCCGGTTCCGCCGGATGCTCGACAGGCTGTCCTCCTCCGAGGAGGAGCTGGAGTCGGCCGAGCTGCGGCAGGACGCCGAGGACACCGGCTGTACCCGCATCTGCGACTGTGACGACCGGCAGATAGTCAAGGTCACCGGCACCCTGCGGCATGTGACGCTGCGGCCGCGCGCCGGTGTGCCCGCCCTGGAGGCGGAGCTGTTCGACGGCTCCGCCGCGCTGGACGTGGTGTGGCTGGGCCGGCGCGCGATCACCGGCATTGAGCCGGGCCGCAAGCTCATCGCCTCGGGCCGGATCTCCATGAGCCACGGACGCCGGGTGCTGTTCAATCCGAAATACGAACTCCGACCACTCGGACAGGAGTAG
- a CDS encoding potassium channel family protein, translating to MRVAIAGAGAVGRSIAGELLENGHEILLIDKAPTAISVERVPLAEWLLADACEITSLDEAALQRCNVVIAATGDDKVNLVVSLLAKTEYGVPRVVARVNNPKNEWLFNEAWGVDVAVSTPRLMSALVEEAVSVGDLVRLLRFSHGDANLVELTLPPEAALAGTRVGDVQWPEDTSLVTIIRGNRVLTPNKEDALEAGDELLFVAAQSREEQLEDLLSVRREA from the coding sequence ATGAGGGTCGCGATCGCGGGCGCGGGCGCGGTGGGGCGGTCCATCGCGGGCGAGCTGCTGGAGAATGGCCACGAGATCCTGCTCATCGACAAGGCGCCGACGGCGATCTCGGTCGAGCGGGTGCCGCTGGCGGAGTGGCTGCTGGCCGACGCCTGCGAGATCACCTCGCTGGACGAGGCCGCGCTGCAGCGCTGCAACGTCGTCATCGCGGCGACCGGCGACGACAAGGTCAACCTGGTCGTCTCGCTGCTCGCCAAGACCGAGTACGGCGTGCCGCGGGTGGTGGCCCGGGTGAACAACCCCAAGAACGAGTGGCTGTTCAACGAGGCGTGGGGCGTGGACGTCGCGGTCTCCACGCCGCGCCTGATGTCGGCGCTGGTCGAGGAGGCGGTGAGCGTCGGCGATCTCGTACGGCTGCTGCGCTTCAGCCACGGCGACGCCAACCTGGTGGAGCTGACGCTGCCGCCGGAGGCGGCGCTGGCCGGTACCCGGGTCGGTGATGTCCAGTGGCCCGAGGACACCTCGCTGGTCACGATCATCCGCGGCAACCGGGTGCTCACGCCGAACAAGGAGGACGCGCTGGAGGCGGGCGACGAGCTGCTGTTCGTCGCGGCCCAGTCGCGTGAGGAGCAGCTGGAGGACCTGCTGTCGGTGCGCCGCGAGGCGTGA
- a CDS encoding sensor histidine kinase — protein sequence MARGKLRIYLGAAPGVGKTYSMLSEAHRRVERGTDVVVAFVEHHDRPRTEVMLHGLEQIERVELEYRGSVFTEMDVDAVLRRDPAVALVDELAHTNVPGSRNAKRWQDVEELLEAGIDVISTVNVQHLESLGDVVESITGVRQRETVPDEIVRRADQIELVDMSPEAIRRRMAHGNIYKPDKVDAALSNYFRPGNLTALRELALLWVADRVDEYLQQYRAEHSVSKIWAGRERIVVGLTGGPEGRTLIRRASRMAAKGSGSEVLAVYIARSDGLTSASPKELAVQRTLVEDLGGTFHHVIGDDIPNALLEFARGVNATQIVLGSSRRKAWQYVFGPGVGATVARDSGPDLDVHIVTHDEVAKGRGLPVARGARLGRARIIAGWLLGVAGPVLLSLLLAALDNGPGLANDVLLFLFLTVAAALIGGLLPALAAAAVGSLLLNFYFTPPTHSITIADPKNIVAIVIFFAVAVSVASVVDLAARRTHQAARLRAESEILSFLAGSVLRGETTLDALLERVRETFGMESVALLERTGDVAPWTCAGRVGGTAEGDPKAKPLMRPEDADVDMPVGDHMALALTGRVLPAEDRRVLAAFAAQAAVVLDRQRLVGEAERARELAEGNRIRTALLAAVSHDLRTPLASIKASVTSLRSDDVAWSEDDEAELLAGIEAGADRLDHLVGNLLDMSRLQTGTVTPLIRDIDLDEVVPMALGGVPEGSVTLDIPEELPIVAVDPGLLERCVANLVENGVKYSPDGERVLVSASALGDRVELRIADRGPGVPDSAKDRIFEPFQRYGDAPRGAGVGLGLAVARGFAEAMGGTLAAEDTPGGGMTMVLTLRAAAGRPPVRPDLPAQATT from the coding sequence TCATGCTGCACGGGCTGGAGCAGATCGAGCGGGTGGAGCTGGAGTACCGCGGCTCCGTGTTCACCGAGATGGACGTGGACGCGGTGCTGCGGCGCGACCCGGCCGTGGCGCTCGTCGACGAGCTCGCGCACACGAATGTGCCCGGCTCCCGTAACGCCAAGCGCTGGCAGGACGTCGAGGAGCTGCTGGAGGCCGGGATCGATGTGATCTCCACGGTCAACGTCCAGCACCTCGAATCGCTGGGCGACGTGGTCGAGTCGATAACGGGCGTGCGGCAGCGCGAGACGGTGCCGGACGAGATCGTCCGCCGGGCCGACCAGATCGAGCTGGTCGACATGTCGCCCGAGGCGATCCGGCGCCGGATGGCGCACGGCAACATCTACAAGCCCGACAAGGTGGACGCCGCCCTGTCGAACTACTTCCGGCCGGGCAATCTGACCGCTCTGCGGGAGCTGGCGCTGCTGTGGGTGGCCGACCGGGTGGACGAATACCTCCAGCAGTACCGCGCCGAGCACAGCGTTTCCAAGATCTGGGCGGGCCGCGAGCGCATCGTCGTCGGCCTCACCGGCGGCCCCGAGGGGCGTACGCTCATCCGCCGCGCCTCCCGTATGGCGGCCAAGGGCTCGGGCAGCGAGGTGCTCGCCGTCTACATAGCGCGCAGCGACGGGCTGACCTCGGCCTCGCCCAAGGAGCTCGCCGTACAGCGCACCCTCGTCGAGGACCTCGGCGGGACGTTCCACCACGTCATAGGCGACGACATACCGAACGCGCTGCTGGAGTTCGCGCGCGGCGTCAACGCCACCCAGATCGTGCTGGGCTCCAGCCGCCGCAAGGCGTGGCAGTACGTCTTCGGGCCGGGCGTCGGTGCCACCGTGGCCCGCGATTCCGGGCCCGACCTGGACGTGCACATCGTCACCCACGACGAGGTCGCCAAGGGGCGCGGTCTGCCCGTCGCGCGCGGGGCCCGGCTGGGCCGGGCCCGGATCATCGCCGGCTGGCTGCTGGGCGTGGCAGGGCCGGTCCTGCTGTCGCTGTTGCTCGCCGCCCTCGACAACGGCCCGGGCCTGGCCAACGACGTCCTGCTCTTCCTCTTCCTGACCGTCGCCGCCGCGCTGATCGGCGGGCTTCTGCCGGCGCTGGCCGCCGCGGCGGTCGGCTCGCTGCTGCTGAACTTCTACTTCACCCCGCCCACTCACTCGATCACCATCGCCGATCCCAAGAACATCGTCGCGATCGTGATCTTCTTCGCGGTCGCCGTCTCGGTCGCCTCCGTGGTCGACCTGGCCGCCCGCCGGACCCACCAGGCGGCGCGGCTGCGCGCCGAGTCGGAGATCCTCTCCTTCCTGGCGGGCAGCGTGCTGCGCGGCGAGACGACGCTGGACGCGCTGCTGGAGCGGGTACGGGAGACCTTCGGCATGGAGTCGGTCGCGCTGCTGGAGCGCACCGGCGACGTGGCCCCGTGGACCTGCGCGGGCCGCGTCGGCGGCACCGCGGAGGGCGACCCGAAGGCCAAGCCGCTCATGCGGCCCGAGGACGCGGACGTGGACATGCCGGTCGGCGACCATATGGCGCTGGCCCTGACCGGCCGGGTACTGCCCGCCGAGGACCGCCGCGTGCTGGCCGCCTTCGCCGCGCAGGCCGCCGTCGTACTGGACCGCCAGCGGCTGGTCGGCGAGGCGGAGCGGGCCCGCGAGCTGGCCGAGGGCAACCGCATCCGTACGGCGCTGCTGGCCGCGGTCAGCCACGATCTGCGGACGCCGCTGGCGAGCATCAAGGCATCGGTGACCTCGCTGCGCTCCGACGACGTGGCCTGGTCCGAGGACGACGAGGCGGAGCTGCTGGCGGGCATCGAGGCCGGCGCGGACCGGCTGGACCACCTGGTGGGCAACCTGCTGGACATGTCCCGTCTGCAGACCGGCACGGTCACCCCGCTGATCCGCGACATCGACCTGGACGAGGTGGTGCCGATGGCGCTCGGCGGCGTCCCCGAGGGCAGCGTCACCCTGGACATCCCCGAGGAGCTGCCGATCGTCGCCGTCGACCCGGGGCTGCTGGAGCGCTGCGTGGCGAACCTCGTGGAGAACGGCGTCAAGTACAGCCCGGACGGCGAACGCGTCCTGGTCTCCGCGAGCGCTCTCGGCGACCGCGTCGAGCTGCGCATCGCCGACCGCGGCCCCGGCGTGCCGGACAGCGCCAAGGACCGTATCTTCGAGCCGTTCCAGCGCTACGGGGACGCGCCCCGCGGCGCGGGCGTGGGCCTGGGGCTGGCCGTCGCCCGCGGCTTCGCGGAGGCGATGGGCGGCACGCTCGCCGCCGAGGACACCCCCGGCGGCGGTATGACCATGGTCCTCACGCTGCGTGCCGCGGCCGGCCGCCCGCCGGTACGGCCCGACCTCCCGGCCCAGGCGACGACGTGA
- a CDS encoding response regulator, whose product MNRVLVVDDEPQIVRALVINLKARKYEVDAAPDGATALKLAAARHPDVIVLDLGLPDMDGVEVIKGLRGWTRVPILVLSARQTSDEKVEALDAGADDYVTKPFGMDELLARLRAAVRRAEPTGPADDAVVVETEGFTVDLAAKKVNRGGRDVRLTPTEWHLLEVLVRNTGRLVSQKQLLQEVWGPSYGTETNYLRVYMAQLRRKLESDPSHPRHFVTEPGMGYRFEQ is encoded by the coding sequence GTGAACCGGGTGCTTGTGGTCGATGACGAGCCGCAGATCGTACGGGCCCTCGTGATCAACCTGAAGGCGCGCAAGTACGAGGTCGACGCGGCCCCCGACGGGGCCACCGCCCTCAAGCTGGCCGCCGCCCGCCACCCCGACGTCATCGTCCTGGACCTGGGCCTGCCCGACATGGACGGCGTCGAGGTGATCAAGGGCCTGCGGGGCTGGACCCGGGTGCCGATCCTGGTGCTCTCCGCCCGGCAGACCTCGGACGAGAAGGTCGAGGCGCTGGACGCCGGGGCGGACGACTACGTCACCAAGCCCTTCGGGATGGACGAGCTGCTGGCCCGGCTGCGGGCCGCGGTGCGCCGGGCCGAGCCGACCGGGCCCGCCGACGACGCGGTGGTCGTGGAGACCGAGGGGTTCACCGTCGACCTGGCCGCCAAGAAGGTCAACCGCGGCGGCCGGGACGTACGCCTTACGCCGACCGAGTGGCATCTCCTGGAGGTCCTGGTCCGCAATACGGGACGTCTCGTCAGCCAGAAACAGCTCCTCCAGGAGGTTTGGGGACCGTCGTACGGCACCGAGACCAACTACCTGCGCGTCTACATGGCCCAGCTGCGCCGCAAGCTGGAGAGCGACCCCTCGCACCCCCGGCACTTCGTCACCGAGCCCGGCATGGGCTATCGCTTCGAGCAGTGA
- a CDS encoding potassium channel family protein: MHIVIMGCGRVGSALAQTLESQGHTIAVVDQDPTAFRRLGSAFGGRRVTGVGFDQDTLREAGIEEAGAFAAVSSGDNSNIIAARVAREMFGVENVAARIYDPRRAEVYQRLGIPTVATVRWTADQMLRRLLPSEAEPLWRDPSGGVQLAEVHTSPAWVGHKISRLQEETGVRVAFLTRLGEAMLPTSQTVLQEGDLVHVMMRTDEVEKVEAVFAEGPEEAHA, encoded by the coding sequence ATGCACATCGTCATCATGGGGTGCGGGCGGGTGGGTTCCGCGCTCGCACAGACCCTGGAGAGCCAGGGTCATACGATCGCGGTGGTCGACCAGGACCCCACCGCCTTCCGCCGGCTGGGCTCCGCCTTCGGCGGCCGCCGCGTGACCGGGGTCGGCTTCGACCAGGACACGCTGCGCGAGGCCGGGATCGAGGAGGCGGGTGCCTTCGCCGCCGTCAGCAGCGGCGACAACTCCAACATCATCGCGGCCCGGGTGGCCCGCGAGATGTTCGGCGTGGAGAACGTGGCGGCGCGCATCTACGACCCGCGCCGCGCCGAGGTCTACCAGCGCCTCGGCATCCCGACGGTGGCCACCGTGCGCTGGACCGCCGATCAGATGCTGCGCCGGCTGCTGCCCTCGGAGGCCGAACCGCTGTGGCGCGACCCGAGCGGCGGCGTCCAGCTGGCCGAGGTGCACACCTCGCCGGCCTGGGTGGGCCACAAGATCAGCAGGCTGCAGGAGGAGACCGGCGTCCGTGTCGCCTTCCTCACCCGCCTGGGCGAGGCGATGCTGCCGACCTCGCAGACCGTGTTGCAAGAAGGCGACCTGGTGCACGTGATGATGCGCACCGACGAGGTCGAGAAGGTGGAAGCGGTGTTCGCCGAAGGGCCCGAGGAGGCGCACGCATGA